AAAACATGCACGCCGCCGGTATGCCGACTGCGGGCAGTCCAGACACCGATCGAATCATACCAGCCACAACCAGAACAGGGATGGCAATCCGGGTTCGGTGAGTTGGGTACGTTTAAAGTGTTGAAAATGGTCTGGCCACCGATGCCGTTCATCCATTCCCGATTCACATGACTGTGCGTATTGGTGGTTCCCGTCAAACATTGTGTCCCATAGGCATCCAGATTTGCTTTGGAAACAAAACTTCGTTCTGAAAAGGGAACAGCCTGAGCACGAACCAGATCAGTTTTGACATTGAATTTACTTCCGTTGTTATCACCAACGGTACTCTCGCTCGCCGCGATCGTGTTGGATGTTCCATCTAGCACATCGCTCACACGAACAGGCTTGCGGTCATTAAACATTCCGACCTGATCTCCAAAGCCAACCTTCCAGTACATGGATGGACCGGCACTGACGACATAGTTATTTCCCGGATTCCCGTCTGGGTACTTTAAATCGGAAGGACACAAAAATGCAGGAATTACTGTATTATCCAGCGTATTATTCGGTGCCATATCATAGCGAACATTCCAGTCGATCTGATTGTAGACGCTCGCCTGATCCATATAAGGCAGCATCAAAGCATGGGCACTCATGCCGCGCCAAGACCAGCTTCCTCCGGTACCTGAATCATGTACCGACGGTGTATTTGAAATCGGAAACATTCCATGTGCGTCATGGTAGTTGTGCATCGCCAGCCCCATCTGCTTCAGATTATTCTTACAGGTAGAACGGCGGGCGGCTTCACGGGCCTGTTGAACGGCGGGAAGTAATAATGCAATCAAAATTGCAATGATGGCAATCACCACCAGCAATTCGATTAACGTAAAACCACGTGGTCGCATGAGGCGCTTCATAGAACTCTCCCTTCAATAAATAGAAATAATTACTAGGCCATAGATAGACTGGGATCCTTACTAACCTTTGATGTAGTATCTTTACGAATTCACTAAAAATTAATACCTAGCATATCATAACTTAAAGAATCTCTGACTCAACATTCTTTCACCAGATTCAGCCAAATCGCATGAGATCAGGAAAATCACTCAAAGAAGGTCAGCCGTTGATTGAGGGGCACTTTTGATTCCGTCTGAGTCTTCCCGGATGGCCAGCGGACCGTGATCCCCTGCACTTCCACATCGGAAGGAATACCAAAGTGTGAAACATAAGTTCCTTGTGACAAATAACTTCCACCACCGGTAACAAATCGCGTTAGGTCCCCGTTACTGGTATGAACTGTCAGACGGGCACCAATGCCATCGCGATTCGAGTCAGTACCCACCAGCCGGATTTGAACCCACCCGGAGTCCGTCTTCGTCTGGTTCTCAAGAACTGCTGCCCGTTCATTGCAATTGGCAAACACAAGATCTAAATCTCCATCCTGATCAAGATCATCGGCGACAACGCCGCGACCGTAATGCAACTGGCCCAGGTAGTCTGCTTTGTCAAACTTCAGTGTCTGAAATTGCCCCGCTTCATTTTCCAGAACCAGCGGCAGCTGCTTCACTGTTGTATGACGGGGTGAGTGAATCACGTGCCCGTTTGTGACAACAATGTCTTCATCGCCGTCCGAATCAAAATCACCAAACTGCGTTCCAAAACCGACAAACAGATCTCCGATGGCGCTGACGCCTGTCTCTCTGCTGGCATAGAGAAACTGCCCTTTCCCGATATTTTTATAAAGGGCAAATGCTTCCGATTCATAATTGGCAACCCATAGATCCGGCAGCCCATCCGTATTGAAGTCACTGAGATCCACTCCCATGCTGCCGTTCGCCACCG
This window of the Gimesia fumaroli genome carries:
- a CDS encoding DUF1559 domain-containing protein; amino-acid sequence: MKRLMRPRGFTLIELLVVIAIIAILIALLLPAVQQAREAARRSTCKNNLKQMGLAMHNYHDAHGMFPISNTPSVHDSGTGGSWSWRGMSAHALMLPYMDQASVYNQIDWNVRYDMAPNNTLDNTVIPAFLCPSDLKYPDGNPGNNYVVSAGPSMYWKVGFGDQVGMFNDRKPVRVSDVLDGTSNTIAASESTVGDNNGSKFNVKTDLVRAQAVPFSERSFVSKANLDAYGTQCLTGTTNTHSHVNREWMNGIGGQTIFNTLNVPNSPNPDCHPCSGCGWYDSIGVWTARSRHTGGVHVLMGDGAVRFASDNIDFTIWQSLGSAAGEETVGEW